ATCGTAAATGCATATTCTGTCCGTATCCACACGCAAATGGAAGACATAAGTATGCTGTGTACTTTTGTCAGACTAAAATATCGATAGTTTAGTTTTTTCCTATGAGACGAGCTTCTGAACAAATGCTCTAGTTAATGTTACAAATGCGGCAACACATAACTAAAAAGAGGTAGAATGTCCAATTTTTCGTATATGGATAATAAGGCATTTTATGGGAGAACTCTAGCATACTGTATTAGAGAAATTGGGTATTTTTACCAGAAAAAATGGTAATTTAGTTGGTAGTTTCGACTAACCCAACAGGGCTTCAGTATTTGCAAGCATAAACTCGCCCtgattgtttaattttaacCCCTTAAGAGGAGATTTGACAAATCAAGCATTCAAGGGAGGAACATTCATACAGCTCCCTGCTCAAAGGGAACCCGTACAAATAGTCGACCATGCAAACTAACAACAGCGGATGTCTGAAGCGGATCAATTCTTGCAGGTAAGTTCACAACCTGAAAAAACAGCAAATTTCAGTCGATACCTTTCAGTTAAGATGCTACGTCCTAACTTACTCTCAATATCATAATATCCTCCTGAAAACAGAAATATATCAAGATCTCTGTTAAGAAAAGGTACTTTACCTTTTTGAAGGGGGTAATTCCCCATGGATTATCAATGTGTTCTGGCAGACCAGTTATAACCAGACGTCCAACTGGATCCGATTGGACTCGCACCTGGATTTGTTATAACAAGGTCAATAATAAAAGTTGAACCCAAAGAAGCCATAATCGATGACACAGCAAAACACTCATTTAAAGTGAGTTTGTTTCCAAAATGAGCAAACAAGGTTGTATCCAGTCTTCAGAAGTAGGATTCCTTAATAGACTACAATATCGGTGCCTTTCATAAATAGGATTCCTTACAGGACAAATGAAGTCGCATTATCCCAAACATTCATAAAGCTATGCTGGCAGAATTTACCTCGTCACAATAAAGCATCAAAAAACAACAGTAGAAATTTCAAATTGTACATCCCATTTTATACAGTTACGCTTATGAAACAATCTAGGctacaatttaataaatataaggatttgataattatttttatcaagtCTCACTGTTAGATAACTAAGGAGTACGACTTTGACAGTCAAACTTTAATATGTTTCACCGAACAGAATAAAGTACCCAAATATCATGCCAGTTTTCccagataaaaataattatggatAAAGACAAGTAACCACGGTTCTTACCTCCTCACGAAGGAGCCCGGGAACTAGGGCATACACCTCAAAACAATCTTTCTGGACACAAATACAGAGAAcggtaaaatttttattaaattatattaacagGATAGAAAATTTAGCATTGTGATACGTGAAAAAgttagataaataataaaatcaaactgACTTACAGTTTCTCGTACGTTGATCTTCACCCAGTCGGCTGGGGGTCCAATGTCCACCACTGCTGTGACCAATCTAACAAATGAAAAACTCGATTAGCCTTGATTTAATAAGCAGGCTTGAACTTGGAACAAATATCAGTGAGCATACGTATCTTTTCCAGATTGAAAGTAGGGATTTTAAGTAGTTGATTTGATTGGGGAATCAGTAAATATGAAAGGAATCCTCACtgacagaaaatgaaaaaaggaTCTCCCAGGGTATATTCACTGTGTCAGTTTGTCTGTGTTTTGGCTCAGAAAACCTTCGCTAGGAAAGACATAGATACAGAAACCTCCTTAAGGAAAAATAAGGATTCAGATGTTTCCTAGGACTCGAATAAGATATGTATAGTGAAGTATCATTAAAATGCCCCCAACTTGTCCTGGTTaattccttattttattttgctgAAAACCGACGAGTCTAACAGAAAAAACAGCATTTATTGATTGTGTAACAGCAAAAAGAATTTACTCAATAGTACTAATTGTTACTTTAAGATCAAGTGGTGGGTGGGCAATACCGTGAATTAAAAAGATGGTGGATGGAGAAGCCAACAGTGAACAGAGATCATGAATCTATGCACAGGACTACAGGTCAATTAACAGAAAAGACCAGTAACTTACTGTCTATCTCCTTCAATATTTGCAGCTTTCTCAGCATGCTCCAAACCAGCTGGCGTCCTCTGTTTATTAATCATACCTAATTCATTGAcgcataaataaataagataatcaATTCAGAGAAAGTCGGTGATGTTAGTACTGAGCATACCAATGCTTTTTAGGTTCTTTTCACGCTTTGGTGTGGAACTGAAGTTCTTGTCCTGTGCAAGAAAAGACAAAACACCCCAGTAGTAAATACATTGCTATAAGACAGAGTTACACTgaacaataaaatgataaaaaggataagaatgtaaattttaaagGTCTCAACAGACCTTAGTAGCTGGCTCAGCAACCTCACCATATCCAAGAAGGCGCTGAGCATGCCAACCTTGCATTGCACGGGCTGCTGCATCCCTTCGTGCTCTACCTGATCCTGGAGCCTGGTAAACAGTAGTCTAAAAAAGAAACTCATTATTTGATATATACAAACAGATGGTAGAGGTTGAAATGTTGTTACATGCTTCCAAGTCATGTTTCAAATGCTCTTTTCTGTAAAATTTCTCCTTCCTTATCATTTGCTGTAGAGAATCCACAGCAACCGACCACCTCTGATGATCCCTAGACTAGACGTCACAGATTGAGGACTTTTTAGAGGCTCTGAAGTCAGCATCACCAACAATGGTTGCAATTTTCGGCATTGTTAGCAACTATTTTGGTTTCTCCTTTTCATTATCTTACATTAATTAGCATGATTGGTTAGCTTTTGTTGATGGATAACTTATGTGCCAATTTTTTTTGGTTTCTACTTCTTCTCTAAGTGGTAAAGTTCAAAAGTTATTAGCCACATCAACAATAAAAGAAACACCCCCATCATTAGTTTCCTAATTTCCTAATGAATTCTACCAACAAAAAACCCAGGACTTTAGACTAAGTCTTTTGTTTCATACACAACCGTAAAAGCCTAATGTTTTCATTCCAGCAGccattttttcaaatttgtagTTCACTCCTCAACCTTTGTGTATCAGGCAAAATAGGAGCATAACTAACAAAAGAAGGAGCTTTATTCAAGTTCACATGACAACTGAAAACAACATATGATcttatataataaagtaatcTTCTTGTGAGCATATGAAATCAATGAACACAAGGGAAAATTATACAAACCTCTTTTTCCACGTTTGGAGATTGATGGAATGCTCCAACAGGGAGCTGTAGCTCCCCAGTCTCTCTCTTATGCTTTTCATACTCTAAAAGTGCCTGTCCAAATGTTCAGTTCAGGAAAAAGGAAACTAGAAGATCATACAACTGATGTTCGTTGGTtattgcagaaaaaaaaaacattttccaattCCAATCACCAAAACTTAAGTCCACTCTAATTTATcaattattacaataaaaaagatGAAGTATTTCTAATAAATAGAGATAAGTTCACTCCACCAATTACCTTCTCATAAAAGATTCTAAATGTCCATGAGACTGTAGTGCATGTCCTgcaagaaaaaaattcaatataactGAGCAAAgtgatacttttttaaaatgaattgttgtgaaaaaaaaagtttttggcCTTTGCAATCTGGAAACCTTGGTTTGTGGCACAGATGTGGTTTTTGTCCCCCTAATATTTTTCAAGTCAATCAAGTACCCTTTTAAACTTAAGCAAATGTGCCATCTGTTAAGTTAAGATAAAATACTTAACAGACATGGCAATGGAATTCCATATTAGAATTCCATTTGATTATTAGACACTACATATAGTGAAAAAGGaacttaagattaaaaaaattatattaaataaaatgaaaggaacaaagataaaataatttataagattagaaaaaaattaaaggaacttAAGATCAAATAATACCTCATGACATGAAACTAAAAAGGATATCCATATACCAACCTTCTTGGTGTCTGCTAACATTGAGAACAGAAACCAAAGACCCAATTTCCTAGGGTTTTCCCATGAGATTAGGCATAGGATATTTCTCCAAATAGTGAAAAAAGGCACTCGACAAAGGGGACCATTCTTGGTGGACAAGTGTTTGCACCTCTAAGAGGAAGCAAAAACAGTACTGAATACTTAGTACAGACCAAGTTTCTGCAGTCAATGACCTCGATCAACTATTTGTAGCAAGTAAGAAAACCAGCAAAGTTGTTCCCAATCAAGAATCTTATAGCAACATGAGCCAATCTGAAAAGAGGATTGTCTTTTCAGGTGGACTATTTATGGACTGAGGACCagtttttgtaattaaaatagcTTTTTGGATTGACCGTGGTATTTTGTTTTTCAGATTGTGGCTCGTGACTAGCTTACTAAGGATAAGTAGTCTGTTAAGAGCAACTTTTGAATGTATTGGTTGTAGAAATATTCTCTATTTCCATATTTTACCtatgtaaataatatttgtttccTTGCATCTATAAAATAGTCTGTTTAATCAGTAATTAGTAAAAAATTTCAGATGGTAATGACTAGATTTAATTCCTTTAATCAAGTCattttga
This Vigna angularis cultivar LongXiaoDou No.4 chromosome 4, ASM1680809v1, whole genome shotgun sequence DNA region includes the following protein-coding sequences:
- the LOC108343353 gene encoding AT-rich interactive domain-containing protein 5 isoform X2; this translates as MEDGEKPTGNSHDISDMDVVDAALHGQHVSSSPTDNSPAQQQQDQVMVEQGDDNKNGDSDPSNVPETSVISENQFEVEDSKTVSHHELITPKPKEKNIREMKNVLNDTEMTEYDEYGTPLDRETFMKELENFYRERSLEFKPPKFYGEPLNCLKLWKAVIRLGGYDVVTGSKLWRQVGESFNPPKTCTTVSWTFRIFYEKALLEYEKHKRETGELQLPVGAFHQSPNVEKEAPGSGRARRDAAARAMQGWHAQRLLGYGEVAEPATKDKNFSSTPKREKNLKSIGMINKQRTPAGLEHAEKAANIEGDRQLVTAVVDIGPPADWVKINVRETKDCFEVYALVPGLLREEVRVQSDPVGRLVITGLPEHIDNPWGITPFKKVVNLPARIDPLQTSAVVSLHGRLFVRVPFEQGAV
- the LOC108343353 gene encoding AT-rich interactive domain-containing protein 5 isoform X3, producing MVRNPRQQQDQVMVEQGDDNKNGDSDPSNVPETSVISENQFEVEDSKTVSHHELITPKPKEKNIREMKNVLNDTEMTEYDEYGTPLDRETFMKELENFYRERSLEFKPPKFYGEPLNCLKLWKAVIRLGGYDVVTGSKLWRQVGESFNPPKTCTTVSWTFRIFYEKALLEYEKHKRETGELQLPVGAFHQSPNVEKETTVYQAPGSGRARRDAAARAMQGWHAQRLLGYGEVAEPATKDKNFSSTPKREKNLKSIGMINKQRTPAGLEHAEKAANIEGDRQLVTAVVDIGPPADWVKINVRETKDCFEVYALVPGLLREEVRVQSDPVGRLVITGLPEHIDNPWGITPFKKVVNLPARIDPLQTSAVVSLHGRLFVRVPFEQGAV
- the LOC108343353 gene encoding AT-rich interactive domain-containing protein 5 isoform X1 produces the protein MEDGEKPTGNSHDISDMDVVDAALHGQHVSSSPTDNSPAQQQQDQVMVEQGDDNKNGDSDPSNVPETSVISENQFEVEDSKTVSHHELITPKPKEKNIREMKNVLNDTEMTEYDEYGTPLDRETFMKELENFYRERSLEFKPPKFYGEPLNCLKLWKAVIRLGGYDVVTGSKLWRQVGESFNPPKTCTTVSWTFRIFYEKALLEYEKHKRETGELQLPVGAFHQSPNVEKETTVYQAPGSGRARRDAAARAMQGWHAQRLLGYGEVAEPATKDKNFSSTPKREKNLKSIGMINKQRTPAGLEHAEKAANIEGDRQLVTAVVDIGPPADWVKINVRETKDCFEVYALVPGLLREEVRVQSDPVGRLVITGLPEHIDNPWGITPFKKVVNLPARIDPLQTSAVVSLHGRLFVRVPFEQGAV